The proteins below are encoded in one region of Candidatus Methylacidiphilales bacterium:
- a CDS encoding Fic family protein, which translates to MAKKIDITREPRSMEPLFPDSGRYKLSGLSCAILREAGGLERVLPSPVVRGKVVTLVQEMNSYYSNLIEGHKTLPRDIERALRKDFSKNQAARHNQAMSVAHMEVEKLMRDRLARETVEIHTQDFFCWLHGEFYRRLPEELHWSQTESGKRYKIEPGRLRSYNVNVGQHTPPDYPFLSKFLDRFSECYGNARMLPTDKLVALAAAHHRLAWIHPFGDGNGRVVRLYAHAGLIQAGVDGFGLWTLSRGLARQKDKYYSFLARADLGRENDYDGRGNLSEKGLAEFCLFFLETILDQIRFMGSVLDLPGLMDRMEKYLALEGSHIRKHKAHLARVLKALVVEGEISRTKIQEITGFGETAAREVIKLGLDEGLLESPSPKGKLSLAFPAKVLDSYFPRLFLDLPVTP; encoded by the coding sequence ATGGCCAAAAAAATCGATATAACCCGTGAACCTCGCTCGATGGAGCCGCTTTTTCCCGACTCCGGGCGTTACAAATTGTCCGGATTAAGCTGCGCCATTTTGCGGGAAGCGGGAGGGCTGGAGCGGGTTTTGCCATCCCCCGTGGTTCGTGGAAAAGTGGTCACTCTCGTCCAGGAGATGAACAGTTATTATTCCAACCTGATTGAAGGACATAAAACTTTGCCGCGGGATATTGAACGGGCGCTGCGCAAAGATTTTTCAAAAAACCAAGCCGCCCGACACAACCAAGCCATGAGCGTGGCCCACATGGAAGTCGAGAAGCTCATGCGGGACCGGCTGGCACGGGAGACTGTGGAGATTCACACCCAGGATTTTTTTTGCTGGCTGCATGGTGAATTTTACCGGCGTCTCCCGGAAGAATTGCATTGGAGCCAGACCGAAAGCGGCAAGCGTTACAAAATCGAACCGGGCCGCTTGCGTTCCTACAACGTGAATGTGGGACAGCATACGCCTCCGGATTATCCATTCCTGTCCAAATTTTTGGATCGCTTTTCCGAGTGTTACGGCAATGCCCGGATGTTGCCGACGGACAAATTGGTGGCTTTGGCGGCAGCGCATCATCGTTTGGCTTGGATTCATCCTTTCGGTGACGGCAATGGCCGCGTGGTGCGGTTGTACGCGCATGCCGGGCTGATTCAAGCCGGTGTGGACGGCTTTGGGCTGTGGACTTTGTCGCGAGGCTTGGCGCGCCAGAAAGACAAATACTACAGTTTTCTGGCCAGGGCCGATCTTGGGCGCGAGAACGATTACGATGGACGGGGCAACCTGTCGGAAAAAGGTTTGGCGGAATTTTGCCTGTTTTTCCTGGAAACGATTCTGGACCAGATTCGATTCATGGGCAGTGTGCTGGATCTTCCTGGGTTGATGGATCGGATGGAAAAATATCTGGCCCTTGAAGGCTCTCATATCCGCAAGCATAAAGCTCACCTGGCGCGGGTCCTGAAAGCGCTGGTTGTCGAAGGGGAGATTTCCCGCACCAAGATCCAGGAAATCACCGGCTTTGGTGAAACGGCGGCGCGGGAAGTAATCAAACTGGGGTTGGACGAGGGTTTACTGGAATCTCCAAGCCCCAAGGGGAAACTTTCCCTGGCCTTCCCTGCCAAAGTGCTGGATTCCTATTTCCCGAGGCTGTTTTTGGATTTGCCGGTAACGCCATAA
- a CDS encoding translation initiation factor has product MSKKDPASKIDVTGPSGGLQNPFQSLELSGLPPGPANVESIPEKAGAMPAKRGRVVLRRETAHRGGKTVVVVGDIPETVSDEEIEKISRDLRKACCCGGTLRGREIEIQGDQPARVCQLLEEMGFRVAGVTKTF; this is encoded by the coding sequence ATGAGCAAAAAGGATCCTGCTTCAAAAATCGACGTGACCGGGCCAAGCGGCGGGTTGCAGAACCCGTTTCAAAGCCTGGAGTTGAGCGGTCTGCCTCCGGGTCCGGCGAATGTGGAATCGATCCCGGAAAAAGCCGGGGCCATGCCGGCAAAGCGCGGGCGCGTGGTGTTACGGCGCGAGACGGCGCATCGCGGCGGCAAGACCGTGGTGGTGGTGGGAGATATTCCTGAAACTGTTTCAGACGAGGAAATCGAAAAAATTTCGCGCGATCTTCGCAAGGCTTGCTGCTGCGGCGGAACCTTGCGCGGGCGCGAGATCGAGATTCAAGGCGACCAACCGGCCCGCGTCTGCCAATTGCTGGAAGAAATGGGCTTTCGCGTCGCAGGCGTCACGAAAACATTTTGA